Part of the Methylomonas sp. AM2-LC genome, ATATCAACCGGAAAAGTGCGCCCTGAGACATTGACAATCGGCGCTTGATTAAAATGATTGGAAAAACGCTCTGGATCGATGGTGGCTGAAGTAATAATCAGTTTTAAATCTGGGCGTTTGGGTAACAGCCATTTCAGATAGCCCAACAAAAAGTCGATATTTAAACTGCGTTCGTGAGCCTCATCAATAATTAAAGTATCGTACTGATTAAGATAAGGATCATGCTGTGATTCTGCCAGCAAGATACCATCGGTCATTAATTTAACCAGAGATTGCTCATGGGTTTTATCATAAAACCGCACTTTATAGCCCACCGCCTGACCAATAGTTTGCCCCAGTTCTTCAGCAATACGATCTGCCACCGTGCGCGCAGCAATGCGCCTCGGTTGGGTATGACCAATCAAACCACTCACACCCCGACCGATTTCCAGACAGATCTTCGGTAATTGTGTGGTTTTACCGGAGCCAGTTTCGCCACAGATAATAGTTACCTGATGCTGTTGGATCAAAGCCGCTATCTCATCCTTTTTAGCGGTAACAGGCAAATCCGGGTAATTAATCTGCGGCACTGTGGCACGGCGTTGCTGACAACGCGCTTGCGATTGCTCGATTTTAGTTGCCAACGCATTTAGCAATGACTCGGGCTGTTTCACTTTCTTAAGTTCACCACGTAAACGCTGCACTTGGCGCTTAAGTCCATGCTTATCCACACTCATGCACTGCTCAATACGTAGTGATAATTGATTTAATTGTTCTGGGTAATCCATTAAACGGGCAGGTAAATAAAACAATTATACAGCTTGCTGGTTCTGGAATAATTTCCATTGCTGTAAATATGTTTGCGAGGTAGAAAATTTAGGTCAGTTTCGGCGAGTGGGATAAGGTTTTGCTAACCAAACAGACACCTTAACTTGCCTAAAACCGCTTTACACTCTAACCCAATCCTGATAAGCTATTGATATTAAGGATTTATAGTTAATTAAATCGTAACCATTTCCAGCTAAGCATTTATAATTTAAAATCAACAGGCTGTAGGATGATGGCATGGACTTCTCCCCACCCCTAACGGTGTCATAATGCACCTGGCAAATAAACAAGGGTAAGGAGAAATCCATGATCAAGAATAACGTAATTGGTTTAGATTTAGCAAAAAACATTTTTCATCTGGTGAGTTTTAATGCTGAACTGAAACAGATTAAAAAGAAAGTAAAGCGAGCGGATTTATTGTCGTACATAGCGAACTTGCCAGTCAGTATCATTGGTATGGAAGCCTGTGGAGGCTCGCATTATTGGGCGCGAGAAATCAAGAAACTGGGGCATGAAGTGGTATTGCTGAATGCCCGTTATGTGAAAGGGTTTGTGGTGGGCAATAAAAATGATTATAACGATGCAGAGGCTATTTGGACGGCAACACACCAACCGAAAAGACGAACAGTTTCGCTTAAGACGCTTGAGCAGCAAGATATTCAAATGCTGCATCGATTGCGTCAAAGTACAGTGGATGAACGGACGGCGGTGGCGAATCGAATTCGGGGTTTTTTAGGTGAGTGGGGAATTGTGCTGCCTATAGGCATCAATCAGCTCAGAACGCACCTCACTGAAATTATTGAAGATGCTGAGAATGGTTTAAGCGTGATCAGTCGAAATCTGTTTGCCAAACAGCTTGAAAAACTCAAGGAATTGGATAAAACGATCAAAGAGTATGATAAGCAGATTGATCAACTCTGTATTCAGAGCGAATTATGTCAACGATTTGTAGAGGTTCCAGGTATAGGAGCCATTACGGCTACTATGGCTGCATCGGATATAGGGGACGGTAAAGGCTATACCAAAAGCAAAAATTATGCAGCCAGTTTAGGCATTGTACCCAAACAGCACACGAGTGGTGACAAGGTGGTGTTGTTGGGTATCAGTAAACGAGGTAATGGCTATCTGCGAACTTTACTGATTCACGGCGCCCGATCAGTCTTGAAAAACTGCCAAGGTAAAACAGACTCGCTAAGTCGATGGTTGCAGGCGCTAATTGAACGACGTGGTTTTAACAAAGCGGCCGTCGCACTGGCCAATAAAAATGCCCGAATTTTGTGGGTAATGGCTACACAAAATAAGAGGTATGAGGTTAGGTCCGCCGATGTAGTCATGTCGTAGCGTGTAGGCCGGGTTATCCACGCCTTACCCAACACCTACACGTGATAGAAGGGTTCCGGTGTTGGGTAAGGCGTGGATAACCCTCAGTTGATATGATTAAAAGTGAATGGTG contains:
- a CDS encoding IS110 family transposase, which produces MIKNNVIGLDLAKNIFHLVSFNAELKQIKKKVKRADLLSYIANLPVSIIGMEACGGSHYWAREIKKLGHEVVLLNARYVKGFVVGNKNDYNDAEAIWTATHQPKRRTVSLKTLEQQDIQMLHRLRQSTVDERTAVANRIRGFLGEWGIVLPIGINQLRTHLTEIIEDAENGLSVISRNLFAKQLEKLKELDKTIKEYDKQIDQLCIQSELCQRFVEVPGIGAITATMAASDIGDGKGYTKSKNYAASLGIVPKQHTSGDKVVLLGISKRGNGYLRTLLIHGARSVLKNCQGKTDSLSRWLQALIERRGFNKAAVALANKNARILWVMATQNKRYEVRSADVVMS